Part of the Melopsittacus undulatus isolate bMelUnd1 chromosome 7, bMelUnd1.mat.Z, whole genome shotgun sequence genome is shown below.
CGTGTTCTTCCCgaggtgctggctctgctgttgtgacCCACCCCCCATGGTCTCTTGTCTCCCCTGCACAGACCGACTGTGCTGACTTCCAGACAGCAAAATCCATCAGTGCGGCACCcgccagtgctgggggctcGGACCTGAGCGTGGAAGTGACCTTTGAGCCCTGCCACCTGGGCGAAGCCAAGGCcacgctgcagctcagctctgcattggGCGGGCAGTACTGCATCCCACTCATCGGCCTTGCGCTGCCCCCTGAAGCCCAGGgccccttcctcatcccagccggcggcaccacctccatctccttcaggaacgTCTTCCGGAAGGCCACGGCGTTCCAATACGCAGTGAAGCACCCGGGCTTCACCGTCAGGGCCCCCGAGGTGCTGCGCGccaagagcagcaccaccatcacCGTCTCCTTCGCGGGCGGCCCGgctcctgtcaccagcaggctggtggtctcctgccctgggggctCCTGGATCTACCACCTCCGGGGCCTGCCCTCCCCCCGCAAGTGAGCAGCTGCCCCCGGCCCTTCCTGCCACGTCCGTGCTCTCTGgagcaaataaatgtcatttaacatCCTCCCACACgacgtccttgtctctaaatgggAGAGACGTGAATTTGCTGGATGGACACCTGGTGgacaaggaattggctggatgactgcacGCAGAGAGCTGCGGTCAGTGGCTctatgtccaactggagaccagtgaggaatggtgtctctcaggggtcGGCGTTGGGGCAgaccctgttcaacatctttgtcggtgacacagacagtgggatcgagcaccctcagcaagtttgctgacgacaccaagctgtgtggtgcagtcagcgtgctggagggaagggatggcatccagagggagctggacatgctggagaggtgaccaacctcctgaagttcagcaaagccgagtgcagctc
Proteins encoded:
- the LOC117436471 gene encoding hydrocephalus-inducing protein-like; this encodes MWGFLPWWQLPADDLEREQCVDLVLEYQPLQTGESSGQLVLQSSDLGSLFYTLQLKATWSRPEKPVYFRTRLGSRQTITTKIRHFAQQKTEYLVQTDCADFQTAKSISAAPASAGGSDLSVEVTFEPCHLGEAKATLQLSSALGGQYCIPLIGLALPPEAQGPFLIPAGGTTSISFRNVFRKATAFQYAVKHPGFTVRAPEVLRAKSSTTITVSFAGGPAPVTSRLVVSCPGGSWIYHLRGLPSPRK